The Penaeus vannamei isolate JL-2024 chromosome 39, ASM4276789v1, whole genome shotgun sequence genome window below encodes:
- the LOC138859959 gene encoding uncharacterized protein → MDWIMGRATIQSHCGATLSNIKVTDRDFADDVAILSASLESLVVALDAFSNEAKPLGLEVSWTKTKIQDFGYLLGEPVQSVRACGEDIEVTESFTYIGSVVHNSGLSDHEVSRRIGLAAGVMNSLDKSIWRCRYLCRRTKLRVFKALILLYGSETWILSCALESRLDAFCNRSLRRIMGYCWQDHVSNQRLYRETGTGPITCTIRDRQLRVYGHPARFPQDDPAHQVVSVRDNPGWRRPVGRPRKSWLGLIDQTCREEFEMGRVPAWRLAMRDPCRYKQRVDAAMRPRRR, encoded by the coding sequence atggactggataatgggcagagctactattcaaagtcattgtggagctaCTCtaagcaatatcaaggttaccgaccgtgactttgctgatgatgttgccattctatctgcgtctttggaatccttagtggtggctctcgatgcatttagtaatgaagcgaagcccttgggtctagaggtctcctggaccaagaccaagatccaggactttgggtacttgctaggagaacctgttcagtcggtacgtgcttgcggcgaggacattgaagtcacagagagctttacatacattggtagtgtagttcataactctgggctgtcagaccatgaagtcagtagacggattggcctggcagcaggggtcatgaactctcttgacaagagtatttggagatgccggtacttatgcagaaggaccaagcttcgtgtcttcaaggccctgattttgctatatggtagtgaaacctggatactatcctgcgccttggagtctcgacttgatgccttttgtaataggtccttgcgccggatcatggggtactgttggcaggaccatgtgtccaaccaacggctctaccgtgagactggcacaggacctattacctgcacaatccgtgatcgtcaACTCAGGGTTTACGGCCACccggctcgcttcccccaggatgatcctgcccaccaggttgtctctgttcgagacaaccctgggtggaggaggcctgtgggtcgacctaggaagtcgtggcttgggctgatcgatcaaacctgtcgcgaggagtttgagatgggccgagtccctgcctggcgacttgccatgagggacccttgcaggtacaagcaaagggtggatgcggctatgcgcccccgtcggcgttag